The genomic stretch GTGTTTTTCTTTGGCAAAGAAAGGACAGAAATTTAAGAAGTATTCTTCTAAACTAAAAGAAGAAGTCATTAGACTTTACTTTGAAGAACAACTTCCAAAACGAACCATTGCATCTCTTTTAGGCATTGATCAAAACAGAGTTCGTTTGTGGATTAACAACTATCTTACTCATGGAACAGTTGAACTAAAAAGGGGTAGGCCAAAGAAGGAAACATTAGAAGAAGAAATGGAAAGGTTAAGAGCTGAGAATGCATATTTGAAGCTC from Thermosipho atlanticus DSM 15807 encodes the following:
- a CDS encoding transposase, whose product is MAKKGQKFKKYSSKLKEEVIRLYFEEQLPKRTIASLLGIDQNRVRLWINNYLTHGTVELKRGRPKKETLEEEMERLRAENAYLKL